A portion of the Sabethes cyaneus chromosome 3, idSabCyanKW18_F2, whole genome shotgun sequence genome contains these proteins:
- the LOC128739890 gene encoding uncharacterized protein LOC128739890, translating to MSSSSAPNGNGLSQFGTVEQNVKNVPSTAAKSLNGIPAAVIPVPTSVKTQVNVDVANKEPSRVSGKTSSLNAVSQRNTCSANDVRRNPLREVRRVRDFQCQLCEERDNDEMVQCDSCDRWFHFVCVQVTEAVANVSWVCPNCANVERGQNSDHNQTGFRQRQNPPPNRPPSVQSKGKASSARSEARRLKELELNRLKEEFEMAKRFLDRKYEVLRRCGSEVSSVADVNEDNQSKVAEWLAETERHGEDADSGLAEKEVSGQTPNMSGTLKEHQALDAIHQNRNPSCLPTNQQGQRFQRDVQFQQELSMSRVPPSGLAMQHNRQLHEQPAGKPHKQSESILPEGYQGQSAQLQFHDRAAVDTRQTTHGPVPDLTRLRVNPAFVNTRDLIPDGQGCHAPHDAFYPQYSRLQIPHQSTFFPSMNARNEFAPNQHSTPIPSGQPKQRATTFATETAPIPTSLGHVRSRATAIAPDDTICILNRNQIAARQAVSKDLPEFDGTLEDWPLFYAMLTSSTQMCGFTNEENMLRLRKCLKGKALEAVRCELLHPTNVADVLSTLKMLYGRPEALIQSIIRKIRSLPPPNMEKLETVVNFSLSVKNMVATIRACEVDDYIFNASLRYELVERLPPSLKLDWARFSRGYVNANIAHFSAWLYTIAEDASAVMVTPCHDQRTRITKRDGFLNLHVESESSFTEDANPSAKMKADNSTDQCVVCKGSCLTVAKCSRFAELSYESKWATIKECKLCRKCLRKHNGSCKQQKQCGVNGCTFLHHPLLHKHESQNANLSSSKQVLPAISTGSETASCNVHQGQSAVLFRIIPVMLYGPEKVVRTYAFIDDGSELTLMEQSLADELGIKGPKKQLCLKWTGGTCKMENESQQVNLKISGLHSSTKFDLSGVYTISSLKIRPQTLMLTELQERFPYLSGLPLEGYNEVSPRLLIGLNYANLGHGSKSREGKRNEPIAMKTRLGWTVYGNCTKMEINGGELHHHSVQHCECNSQNDNDLHRAMKSYFALDSMGVIKSNILMSREDQRAQSLLESRTRQINKRYESGLLWKFDHVRLPDSKTMALRRWKCLEYRMHKDPRLAEALQMKIQDHVSKGYVRKLTSEELAVSRERVWYLPIFAVVNPNKPGKTRLVWDAAATAHGISLNSMLMKGPDQLTSLLSVLIRFREFKVAVCGDIREMFHQVHMRTDDQHCQRFLWKSAEDSEPSVYIVQVMTFGACCSPSIAQYVKNRNAKLFERDHPEAFDAITRQHYVDDMLVSMETVDEAVALAQQVKNIHMQAGFEMRNWISNSSSVLVRLKEGTAEEKDMNIGEEATTEKILGMWWNTSTDCFTYKLSSRYDEALLTGSRRPSKREVLRILMMVYDPIGFIAHLLMFLKTLLQEIWRTAVGWDDPIEDAQFAKWMIWLAVFPEMTKIKIPRCYRSVLSKKAEVEMHTFVDASESGFAAVVYFRFREGDVIECSFVAAKTRVAPLKFLSIPRSELQAAVLGVRLADTILTSLSINVRKRYFWSDSKDVLCWLKSDHRRYSPFVAFRVSEILESTDIDEWRWIPTKMNVADEGTKWARVPDLSENCRWFCGPQFLRQDENTWPGKPSLERTTAEELRPHLLVHTATVESPISPQNFSKWSSLLRCTALVFRFVNNLKRVRKERLSGPLTQRELAEAETYLFRLAQSEVYADEIATLAVNNAQKRTRINIIRHNPLFRDAFLDESGIVRVRGRTSACEFIDRDAAEPVILPRNHHVTRLIINDLHERFNHQNHLTVVNQLLQRFRIPRLKATYQAVRKDCQYCKNSQAQPQPPMMAKLPQARLTAFSLPFTHMGVDYFGPIQVSVGRRSEKRWGVLATCMTTRAIYLQVAHTLTTDSCVMAIRNIMARRGVPAVIYSDRGTNFQATSKELRTAIKQLDHDRFAKEFNSPHTQWVFNPPLSPHMGGAWERLIRTVKKNLTILQSSRLPTDEVLQNALAEVENIVNSRPLTEIPIEDDSSPVLTPNDFLLGSSNGLRSWAPLDDSPVLLKNSYTQSQLMADRFWRQWVRDYLPSITRRTKWFTPAKPITVNDIVLIVDPKLPRNCWPKGRVIAAHQGNDGQVRRVTVQTASGGIYERPAVSIAVLDIGVV from the coding sequence ATGTCGTCCAGTTCTGCACCGAATGGAAACGGACTATCCCAGTTTGGAACCGTTGAACAGAATGTAAAAAACGTTCCGTCAACTGCAGCGAAAAGCTTGAATGGAATACCCGCCGCTGTCATCCCTGTTCCTACTAGCGTTAAAACCCAGGTAAATGTTGACGTTGCCAATAAGGAGCCATCCCGTGTATCTGGGAAAACCAGTAGCCTAAATGCCGTTAGTCAACGTAACACCTGTTCCGCGAACGATGTAAGACGAAATCCGTTACGCGAAGTTCGTAGAGTTCGGGATTTTCAATGTCAGCTGTGTGAAGAGCGTGATAATGACGAAATGGTGCAATGTGACAGTTGCGATAGGTGGTTTCATTTCGTATGCGTACAAGTTACTGAGGCTGTAGCCAACGTTAGCTGGGTCTGTCCGAATTGTGCAAATGTAGAGCGTGGTCAGAACAGTGATCATAATCAAACGGGCTTTCGTCAACGTCAAAATCCACCCCCCAACAGACCCCCATCAGTGCAGTCTAAAGGCAAGGCTAGTTCCGCCCGAAGTGAGGCAAGGAGATTGAAAGAGCTTGAATTGAATCGGCTTAAAGAGGAGTTTGAAATGGCAAAGCGATTCCTCGATCGGAAATATGAAGTGCTTAGAAGATGCGGAAGCGAAGTGTCATCGGTAGCTGATGTAAACGAAGACAACCAATCGAAAGTCGCAGAGTGGTTAGCCGAGACCGAACGTCACGGCGAAGACGCAGACTCCGGTCTAGCTGAAAAGGAGGTAAGCGGACAAACACCGAACATGTCGGGAACGCTCAAAGAGCACCAAGCTCTGGATGCCATCCATCAAAACCGAAATCCGTCGTGTCTTCCTACAAACCAACAAGGGCAACGCTTTCAACGAGATGTTCAGTTTCAACAGGAACTAAGTATGTCACGAGTTCCCCCATCCGGTCTTGCCATGCAGCATAATCGCCAACTTCACGAACAACCAGCTGGTAAGCCACATAAACAGAGTGAGTCTATCCTTCCCGAAGGGTACCAGGGGCAGTCCGCCCAGTTGCAGTTCCACGATAGAGCAGCGGTCGACACACGACAAACTACACACGGACCTGTACCGGATCTCACACGTTTGAGAGTAAATCCAGCATTTGTAAATACTCGTGATTTAATTCCAGATGGCCAGGGTTGTCACGCGCCACATGACGCATTTTACCCGCAGTATAGCCGATTGCAAATACCTCACCAGTCGACGTTCTTTCCCTCGATGAACGCACGTAATGAATTTGCTCCGAACCAGCATTCAACGCCGATACCATCGGGCCAACCGAAACAACGAGCTACAACGTTTGCTACTGAAACAGCCCCAATACCGACAAGTTTGGGCCACGTGAGAAGTAGAGCTACAGCAATCGCCCCTGATGATACAATCTGCATCCTTAACCGAAACCAAATCGCGGCGCGACAAGCCGTTTCCAAGGATCTACCTGAGTTTGATGGAACGCTGGAAGATTGGCCGCTTTTTTACGCCATGCTCACGTCATCAACGCAGATGTGCGGTTTCACGAATGAGGAGAATATGCTGCGATTACGTAAATGCCTCAAGGGTAAAGCACTGGAAGCAGTTAGATGTGAATTACTCCATCCCACAAATGTGGCTGATGTACTGTCAACGCTAAAAATGCTGTATGGCAGACCAGAAGCATTAATCCAGTCCATCATAAGGAAAATTCGTAGCCTTCCACCACCAAATATGGAAAAACTGGAAACAGTGGTAAACTTTTCGTTGTCGGTAAAAAATATGGTTGCTACGATTCGAGCCTGTGAAGTCGACGACTATATTTTCAATGCATCACTTCGATACGAGCTGGTGGAGCGTCTGCCACCATCCTTGAAGCTAGACTGGGCAAGATTCTCACGAGGCTATGTTAACGCAAATATCGCACATTTCAGCGCGTGGCTATATACCATAGCAGAAGACGCCAGTGCAGTGATGGTTACACCATGTCACGACCAGCGAACTCGCATTACTAAAAGAGATGGGTTTCTCAATCTGCATGTTGAGTCGGAATCAAGCTTCACGGAAGATGCCAACCCCTCTGCTAAAATGAAAGCAGATAATTCTACCGATCAGTGCGTAGTATGTAAAGGAAGCTGCCTGACCGTCGCCAAATGTAGCAGATTCGCGGAGCTGAGCTACGAATCGAAATGGGCAACAATAAAGGAGTGTAAATTGTGCCGAAAATGTCTTCGTAAGCATAACGGCTCCTGTAAGCAACAGAAACAGTGTGGGGTGAATGGATGCACTTTCCTACACCACCCACTACTTCACAAACACGAAAGTCAGAATGCTAACCTTTCGTCATCAAAACAAGTGTTACCTGCGATATCGACGGGATCGGAAACTGCAAGCTGCAACGTACATCAAGGTCAATCCGCAGTACTGTTCCGTATTATCCCAGTCATGCTTTACGGGCCAGAGAAAGTAGTGCGAACATATGCCTTCATTGACGATGGTTCCGAGTTGACGTTGATGGAGCAAAGCTTGGCAGATGAACTCGGAATCAAAGGACCTAAAAAGCAACTATGCTTGAAGTGGACCGGCGGAACCtgcaaaatggaaaacgagtcTCAACAGGTGAACCTGAAGATCTCAGGATTACATAGCTCAACGAAATTTGACCTTTCGGGAGTCTACACCATATCCTCTCTGAAAATTCGACCACAGACGTTGATGCTTACCGAACTACAGGAAAGGTTTCCTTATCTATCCGGTCTGCCACTCGAGGGATACAACGAAGTCAGTCCACGGCTTCTAATCGGCCTCAACTATGCTAATCTCGGCCATGGAAGTAAGAGTCGAGAAGGAAAGCGAAACGAGCCAATTGCGATGAAAACTCGTCTGGGATGGACCGTTTACGGTAACTGCACCAAAATGGAAATAAACGGTGGAGAACTGCACCACCATAGCGTTCAGCATTGCGAGTGCAACTCACAAAATGACAATGACTTACATAGAGCGATGAAGTCGTATTTCGCTCTGGATAGTATGGGCGTCATTAAATCAAACATACTTATGTCCAGAGAAGATCAGCGAGCTCAATCGTTGCTAGAATCTCGAACTCGGCAGATAAATAAGCGCTACGAATCCGGACTTCTTTGGAAATTTGATCATGTTCGTCTCCCAGATAGCAAAACTATGGCGTTGAGACGATGGAAATGCCTTGAATACCGGATGCATAAAGATCCCCGTTTGGCTGAAGCACTACAGATGAAAATCCAAGATCATGTAAGCAAGGGGTATGTGAGAAAGCTTACTTCTGAAGAGTTAGCCGTGTCGCGCGAGCGAGTTTGGTACCTACCGATATTTGCAGTAGTTAACCCAAATAAACCAGGCAAGACCCGTCTAGTATGGGATGCCGCAGCGACCGCTCATGGAATCTCTCTAAATTCAATGCTGATGAAGGGTCCCGATCAATTGACTTCTCTTCTCTCCGTGCTAATCCGATTCCGTGAGTTCAAGGTGGCAGTATGCGGTGACATCAGGGAGATGTTTCACCAGGTGCACATGCGAACCGATGATCAACACTGCCAGCGCTTTCTCTGGAAGAGTGCCGAGGATTCAGAGCCTAGCGTCTACATCGTTCAAGTTATGACGTTCGGAGCCTGCTGCTCTCCAAGTATTGCGCAATACGTTAAAAATCGTAATGCGAAGCTTTTCGAACGAGATCACCCTGAAGCATTTGACGCTATAACTAGGCAACACTACGTCGATGATATGCTCGTGAGCATGGAAACGGTTGATGAAGCAGTGGCGCTGGCGCAGCAGGTGAAGAACATTCATATGCAAGCTGGTTTCGAGATGCGAAACTGGATCTCCAACTCTAGTAGTGTCCTGGTTCGGTTGAAAGAGGGTACGGCGGAAGAGAAAGACATGAATATCGGCGAGGAAGCAACCACCGAAAAAATACTTGGAATGTGGTGGAACACATCAACTGATTGCTTCACGTACAAGTTGTCCTCTCGATACGACGAAGCTCTCCTAACTGGCAGCCGACGACCATCGAAGCGCGAAGTTCTCCGAATACTGATGATGGTGTATGACCCCATAGGGTTCATTGCGCATTTGTTGATGTTCCTGAAGACACTTTTACAGGAAATATGGCGGACAGCTGTCGGTTGGGATGACCCTATAGAGGACGCGCAGTTCGCAAAGTGGATGATATGGCTCGCAGTGTTTCCGGAGATGACGAAGATTAAAATTCCACGATGTTACCGGTCAGTGTTGTCTAAGAAAGCCGAGGTCGAGATGCATACATTCGTCGATGCAAGTGAGAGCGGATTTGCGGCGGTTGTCTACTTCAGGTTCCGTGAGGGGGACGTGATCGAATGCTCCTTCGTAGCAGCGAAAACCAGAGTAGCACCCTTGAAGTTCCTGTCTATTCCACGTTCGGAACTACAAGCAGCTGTACTGGGTGTGCGTCTAGCAGACACCATATTGACATCTCTCTCAATCAATGTTCGTAAGCGCTATTTCTGGTCCGATTCCAAGGACGTGCTATGCTGGCTAAAGTCCGATCACAGACGATACAGTCCATTTGTAGCCTTTAGGGTCAGCGAAATCTTGGAATCGACAGATATCGATGAATGGCGATGGATTCCCACAAAAATGAACGTAGCTGATGAAGGAACAAAGTGGGCGCGGGTCCCCGACCTTTCTGAGAATTGCCGTTGGTTCTGCGGTCCACAGTTTCTAAGACAAGACGAGAACACGTGGCCTGGGAAGCCTTCCCTGGAAAGAACGACAGCAGAAGAGCTTCGTCCACACTTGCTTGTCCACACAGCCACGGTGGAATCACCAATCTCCCCACAAAATTTCTCTAAATGGAGTTCCCTTCTGCGTTGTACAGCACTTGTCTTTCGTTTTGTCAACAATCTGAAACGAGTCCGCAAAGAACGTCTATCTGGACCTTTGACTCAACGGGAGCTAGCCGAAGCAGAAACTTATCTCTTCCGTTTAGCGCAGTCTGAAGTATATGCTGACGAGATTGCTACATTAGCCGTAAACAACGCACAGAAAAGAACACGAATAAACATTATCCGCCACAATCCGCTTTTCCGAGATGCTTTCTTGGACGAGAGTGGAATTGTTCGTGTCCGGGGGCGAACAAGTGCCTGTGAATTCATCGATCGTGACGCAGCTGAACCCGTTATTCTTCCTCGGAATCATCACGTTACACGTTTGATCATCAATGACCTGCATGAACGGTTCAACCACCAAAACCACTTAACAGTCGTAAACCAATTACTGCAGCGCTTTCGCATCCCTCGTCTAAAAGCAACTTACCAAGCCGTGCGCAAAGATTGCCAATATTGTAAGAACTCTCAAGCACAACCGCAACCACCCATGATGGCCAAGCTCCCTCAGGCACGACTGACAGCGTTCAGTCTTCCGTTCACTCATATGGGGGTGGACTACTTTGGTCCGATTCAGGTTTCAGTGGGCCGCCGTTCGGAAAAACGATGGGGAGTTCTCGCTACGTGTATGACCACTCGCGCCATCTATTTGCAAGTCGCTCACACGCTGACCACCGACTCCTGTGTTATGGCGATCAGAAACATTATGGCTAGAAGAGGCGTTCCGGCTGTCATCTACAGCGATCGGGGTACCAACTTCCAAGCGACCAGTAAGGAGCTGCGGACAGCAATTAAACAGCTGGATCACGATAGGTTCGCGAAAGAGTTTAACTCACCTCACACTCAATGGGTTTTCAACCCGCCTCTATCACCACATATGGGAGGAGCGTGGGAGCGGTTGATCCGTACAGTCAAGAAAAATCTGACCATATTACAATCGAGCAGGTTGCCAACAGACGAGGTCCTGCAGAATGCACTGGCGGAGGTTGAAAATATAGTCAATTCTCGACCCCTTACCGAAATCCCGATCGAAGATGACTCCTCTCCCGTGTTGACTCCTAATGATTTTCTGCTCGGGTCATCGAACGGCTTAAGATCTTGGGCACCGCTCGACGATAGCCCCGTGCTATTGAAGAATTCCTACACACAATCACAACTCATGGCGGACAGATTCTGGCGGCAGTGGGTGCGAGATTATCTTCCTAGTATCACTCGTCGTACAAAGTGGTTTACTCCAGCTAAACCGATAACCGTTAATGACATCGTACTGATCGTCGACCCGAAACTGCCAAGAAATTGCTGGCCCAAGGGCAGGGTCATCGCAGCGCATCAAGGAAACGATGGGCAGGTACGTCGCGTGACCGTACAAACTGCTTCCGGGGGCATATACGAGCGACCTGCGGTATCCATAGCTGTGCTCGACATAGGCGTTGTTTAG